One window of the Amycolatopsis mediterranei genome contains the following:
- a CDS encoding DUF2339 domain-containing protein — MLGGGAAGGARNRGALAAALGFAALGGLLGVAFDVTPALLIVPRAHSAAELAGALAVAALILAVSVVLPWAAVRLAVFRGPAEDLPIWLLAGISALYGAAGVVLCGALLAVAGRPGFLLGHALITVSWTIAALVLLLRGIDVVALRVTGLILVGAAVLKLVLFDLAALDGLARVGAFLGAGLVLLAAGTRYERRVATR; from the coding sequence GTGCTCGGGGGGGGGGCCGCGGGGGGCGCCCGCAACCGGGGTGCGCTCGCCGCCGCGCTCGGGTTCGCGGCGCTCGGCGGCCTGCTCGGCGTGGCCTTCGACGTCACGCCCGCGCTGCTGATCGTGCCCCGCGCCCACTCGGCCGCCGAGCTGGCGGGCGCGCTCGCGGTCGCCGCGCTGATCCTCGCCGTGTCGGTCGTGCTGCCGTGGGCCGCTGTGCGCCTGGCGGTGTTCCGCGGGCCGGCCGAAGACCTGCCGATCTGGCTGCTCGCCGGGATTTCGGCGCTCTACGGCGCGGCAGGGGTCGTGCTTTGCGGGGCACTGCTGGCGGTCGCGGGCCGGCCGGGATTCCTCCTCGGCCACGCGCTGATCACGGTGTCCTGGACGATCGCGGCGCTCGTGCTGCTCCTGCGCGGGATCGACGTCGTCGCGCTGCGGGTGACCGGGCTGATCCTGGTCGGCGCCGCGGTGCTCAAGCTGGTGCTGTTCGACCTGGCGGCGCTGGACGGCCTGGCCAGGGTGGGCGCGTTCCTCGGCGCGGGGCTGGTGCTGCTCGCGGCCGGAACGCGGTACGAGCGGCGGGTCGCGACGCGGTAG
- a CDS encoding TIGR03667 family PPOX class F420-dependent oxidoreductase — protein MATPKLIDRADEPIAWLTTVTSKGRPAPRPVWFVLDGDDIVVFSEPGTAKLRHIEANPGVSFHLNSDEHGGSVLVVNGTAHVEAGKPSEAPGYLDKYGARYAGIGVTADGFDAKYSVRIRVVPERSWGF, from the coding sequence ATGGCCACACCGAAGCTCATCGACCGGGCCGACGAACCGATCGCCTGGCTGACCACCGTCACGTCCAAGGGACGCCCCGCGCCCCGGCCCGTGTGGTTCGTCCTCGACGGCGACGACATCGTGGTGTTCAGCGAGCCCGGCACCGCGAAGCTCCGGCACATCGAGGCGAACCCCGGCGTGAGCTTCCACCTCAACAGCGACGAGCACGGCGGCTCGGTCCTCGTCGTCAACGGGACAGCCCACGTCGAGGCGGGCAAGCCTTCGGAGGCACCCGGGTACCTCGACAAGTACGGCGCCCGCTACGCCGGGATCGGCGTGACCGCGGACGGGTTCGACGCCAAGTACTCCGTCCGCATCCGCGTGGTGCCCGAGCGTTCCTGGGGGTTCTGA
- a CDS encoding VOC family protein, with protein MSGPRVFRLIQPVDDIEVAVAFYAAVFGDPGERIAVNRHYFTCGGVVLACVEAPLEHREPRPQRDPRIVYLAVEDVEETFERVRAAGPRWADDAIETQFWGERSFYADDPFGNPLCFVQEDTLYLGGPVG; from the coding sequence ATGAGCGGCCCGCGGGTGTTCCGGTTGATCCAGCCCGTCGACGACATCGAGGTCGCCGTCGCGTTCTACGCCGCCGTCTTCGGCGACCCCGGCGAGCGGATCGCGGTCAACCGGCACTACTTCACCTGCGGCGGCGTGGTGCTGGCCTGCGTGGAGGCGCCGCTGGAACACCGCGAGCCGCGCCCGCAGCGGGACCCGCGGATCGTCTACCTCGCGGTCGAGGACGTCGAGGAGACGTTCGAGCGGGTGCGGGCCGCCGGGCCGCGCTGGGCCGACGACGCCATCGAGACCCAGTTCTGGGGCGAACGCTCGTTCTACGCCGACGACCCGTTCGGCAACCCGCTCTGCTTCGTCCAAGAGGACACGCTCTACTTGGGCGGCCCCGTCGGCTGA
- a CDS encoding LamG-like jellyroll fold domain-containing protein yields MTDTSRRTFLLGAPAVAAAATLPNVLGAPAAQATGRHRPDAEDPRFTLVVMPDTQYLFDEDRGDAAPLDASLRYVLDEADDNVVFLAHLGDLTQNGRADEFARISRSFQALDRRRFPYSTLAGNHDIDGSKDDQRGPSPYLDAFGPQRQRNSPTFRGATKDGYNSYHVFRGGGREWLLLALDWRPSAGGLNWAKQVLTQHPTLPAILTIHELVWADDNAQAQFSTFGEHVWQELVQGNDQIFLTLNGHYWPTGRTVRKNAAGHDVHVHIANYQDRYYGGSAMVRLYQFDLARGVIDVRTFSPWLAAQDHLSEMQQIEVERSGSADYFSLEIDFAERFKGFAPVPVPPGRPAKQLVIPGTVAYWRFEGGQDGKAVPDDVVVRDQTGRGNDLTRVTAPGSGPDALKYSSEFSPRQPSRASLRFDGGRDPSRGAYLRTVDAAPINELTFDRGYTVEAFFWLPANFKDGHHGWCGLFARQGSGAAAGKTGDDPQESAATLSLSDSGELQWAVYPLNQNRTSTNWGHELAVEKWWHVAVVNDGRRTTVYVDGCPVVRNPATPAVGLADPGGSWLVGASSYGGKVDRSFAGLLGDVRVVDRPLNPREFMLG; encoded by the coding sequence GTGACTGACACTTCTCGCCGGACCTTCCTCCTCGGCGCACCGGCCGTCGCTGCCGCGGCGACCCTGCCGAACGTCCTCGGCGCGCCGGCCGCCCAAGCCACCGGCCGGCACCGCCCGGACGCCGAAGATCCGCGCTTCACGCTCGTGGTCATGCCCGACACGCAGTACCTGTTCGACGAGGACCGCGGCGATGCGGCCCCGCTGGACGCCTCGCTGCGCTACGTCCTCGACGAGGCGGATGACAACGTTGTCTTCCTCGCTCACCTCGGAGATCTCACCCAGAACGGCCGCGCGGACGAGTTCGCCCGCATCAGCCGGTCGTTCCAGGCGCTGGACCGCCGCCGGTTCCCGTACAGCACTCTGGCGGGCAACCACGACATCGACGGCTCGAAGGACGACCAGCGCGGCCCGTCGCCGTACCTCGACGCCTTCGGCCCGCAGCGCCAGCGCAACTCGCCGACGTTCCGCGGCGCGACGAAGGACGGCTACAACAGCTACCACGTCTTCCGCGGCGGCGGCCGCGAGTGGCTGCTGCTCGCCCTCGACTGGCGGCCGTCGGCCGGTGGCCTGAACTGGGCGAAGCAGGTCCTCACGCAGCACCCGACCCTGCCGGCGATCCTCACCATCCACGAGCTCGTCTGGGCCGACGACAACGCCCAGGCGCAGTTCTCGACGTTCGGCGAGCACGTCTGGCAGGAGCTCGTCCAGGGCAACGACCAGATCTTCCTGACCCTCAACGGCCACTACTGGCCGACCGGGCGCACCGTCCGGAAGAACGCCGCCGGGCACGACGTGCACGTCCACATCGCCAACTACCAGGACCGCTACTACGGCGGCAGCGCGATGGTCCGGCTCTACCAGTTCGACCTCGCGCGCGGGGTGATCGACGTCCGGACGTTCTCGCCGTGGCTGGCCGCGCAGGACCACCTGAGCGAGATGCAGCAGATCGAGGTCGAGCGCAGCGGCTCGGCCGACTACTTCAGCCTGGAGATCGACTTCGCGGAGCGGTTCAAGGGCTTCGCGCCGGTGCCGGTCCCGCCCGGACGGCCGGCGAAGCAGCTGGTGATCCCCGGAACCGTCGCGTACTGGCGGTTCGAAGGCGGTCAGGACGGCAAGGCGGTGCCGGACGACGTCGTCGTGCGCGACCAGACCGGCCGCGGCAACGACCTCACGCGCGTCACCGCGCCCGGGAGCGGCCCGGACGCGCTGAAGTACTCGAGTGAGTTCTCGCCGCGGCAGCCGTCGCGGGCGAGCCTGCGGTTCGACGGCGGCCGTGACCCCAGCCGGGGTGCGTACCTGCGCACGGTCGACGCGGCACCGATCAACGAGCTCACGTTCGACCGCGGCTACACGGTCGAAGCGTTCTTCTGGCTGCCCGCGAACTTCAAGGACGGCCACCACGGCTGGTGCGGCCTGTTCGCCCGGCAGGGCAGCGGCGCGGCCGCGGGCAAGACCGGCGACGACCCGCAGGAATCGGCGGCCACACTGTCCCTTTCGGACAGTGGGGAGCTGCAGTGGGCGGTGTACCCGCTGAACCAGAACCGGACGTCGACGAACTGGGGCCACGAACTGGCGGTGGAGAAGTGGTGGCACGTCGCCGTGGTCAACGACGGCCGGCGGACGACGGTGTACGTCGACGGCTGCCCCGTGGTCCGGAACCCGGCCACGCCGGCGGTCGGGCTGGCCGATCCGGGCGGTTCGTGGCTGGTCGGTGCGTCGTCCTACGGCGGGAAGGTCGACCGCAGTTTCGCGGGGCTGCTGGGTGACGTGCGGGTGGTGGACCGGCCGCTGAACCCGCGTGAATTCATGCTGGGCTGA
- the helR gene encoding RNA polymerase recycling motor ATPase HelR, whose protein sequence is MSNQGYDEELREERAYVAALYERLDRERAAAQARYHGALGQTDVTPGERETDVRCRSREAARLDVADNGLCFGRLDARSGETSYIGRIGLFDAENDYEPFLLDWRAPAARPFYVATAARPENLRRRRQFHTMGRRVLDFTDEVLGLPSDDERGDAALLAAVNAPRGEGMRDIVATIQAEQDEIIRLGHAGVLVVEGGPGTGKTAVALHRVAYLLYTRRERMSRSGVLVVGPSPLFLDHIGRVLPSLGETDVVFLTTGDLVPGLRVTAEDRPEVARLKGSLEILDVLAAAVADRQQLPGEPVPIDLGDVTVELDAGLAAEARLAARESGLPHNEARAVFRERAVALVAERVVAKIGEGWLTRADRGLWADLRADVLDELAEHEALAAALDELWPYLTPETLLAPLYESPRRIEAAGADPALFRADGTAWTVSDVPLLDELVDLLGRDDTEERAAARRRAEAEAEYASGVMELMKLDREELDEDVQLVAEDLLDAGELAGRFTERDPRDLAERAAADRDWTYGHVVVDEAQELSEMDWRVLMRRCPSRSFTIVGDLAQRRSAAGATAWGPVLTPYVGDRWLYRELTVNYRTPAEIMTVAAALLARFAPDVRPPESVRACGVRPWSRRVAADELAEAIDDFVRDEAGREGTSVVIGPPGVPGTIPAGATKGLEFDAVLVVEPERILAAGPRGAAELYVALTRATQRLGVLHRDPLPAALTGLAEAGVPARSGHRRFL, encoded by the coding sequence TTGTCAAACCAGGGGTACGACGAGGAATTGCGGGAAGAACGGGCCTACGTCGCCGCGCTGTACGAGCGGCTCGACCGCGAGCGCGCGGCGGCGCAGGCCCGCTACCACGGTGCACTCGGGCAAACCGACGTGACGCCGGGGGAACGGGAGACCGACGTCCGCTGCCGGTCGCGGGAGGCGGCCCGGCTGGACGTCGCCGACAACGGGCTGTGCTTCGGCCGGTTGGACGCCCGTTCGGGCGAAACCAGCTACATCGGCCGCATCGGGTTGTTCGACGCGGAAAACGACTACGAACCGTTCTTGCTGGATTGGCGGGCGCCGGCCGCGCGGCCGTTCTACGTGGCCACGGCGGCGCGGCCGGAAAACCTGCGCCGCCGCCGTCAGTTCCACACGATGGGCCGTCGGGTCCTCGATTTCACCGACGAAGTCCTGGGTCTTCCTTCCGACGACGAGCGCGGGGACGCGGCCCTGCTCGCGGCCGTCAACGCGCCCCGCGGTGAGGGCATGCGGGACATCGTCGCGACGATCCAGGCCGAGCAGGACGAGATCATCCGCCTCGGCCACGCGGGGGTGCTGGTGGTCGAAGGCGGCCCCGGCACCGGCAAGACGGCCGTCGCCCTGCACCGGGTGGCGTACCTGCTCTACACCCGGCGGGAGCGGATGTCGCGCAGCGGCGTGCTCGTGGTCGGGCCGAGCCCACTGTTCCTCGACCACATCGGCCGGGTGCTGCCGTCGCTCGGCGAGACGGACGTGGTCTTCCTGACCACCGGCGACCTCGTGCCCGGGCTGCGCGTCACGGCCGAGGACCGGCCGGAGGTGGCGCGGCTCAAGGGATCGCTCGAGATCCTCGACGTGCTGGCCGCCGCGGTCGCCGACCGCCAGCAGCTGCCCGGTGAACCGGTGCCGATCGACCTCGGCGACGTCACCGTGGAACTCGACGCCGGCCTCGCGGCCGAGGCCCGGCTCGCAGCGCGCGAGTCCGGGCTGCCGCACAACGAAGCCCGCGCGGTCTTCCGCGAGCGCGCGGTCGCGCTCGTCGCCGAGCGGGTCGTGGCGAAGATCGGCGAAGGCTGGCTGACGCGGGCGGACCGCGGTTTGTGGGCGGACCTGCGTGCCGACGTCCTCGACGAGCTCGCAGAGCACGAAGCGCTCGCCGCCGCGCTCGACGAGCTGTGGCCGTACCTGACGCCGGAGACGTTGCTGGCGCCGCTGTACGAGTCCCCGCGTCGCATCGAGGCCGCCGGGGCCGATCCGGCGTTGTTCCGCGCGGACGGCACGGCCTGGACCGTGTCGGACGTGCCCCTGCTCGACGAGCTGGTCGATCTGCTCGGCCGGGACGACACCGAGGAACGCGCCGCCGCGCGCCGGCGGGCGGAGGCGGAGGCCGAGTACGCCTCCGGCGTCATGGAGCTGATGAAACTGGACCGCGAGGAGCTGGACGAGGACGTCCAGCTGGTCGCCGAGGACCTGCTCGACGCCGGCGAGCTGGCCGGGCGGTTCACCGAGCGCGACCCGCGCGACCTGGCCGAGCGGGCGGCCGCGGACCGCGACTGGACGTACGGGCACGTCGTCGTCGACGAGGCGCAGGAACTGTCCGAAATGGACTGGCGGGTGCTGATGCGGCGGTGCCCCAGCCGCTCGTTCACGATCGTCGGCGACCTCGCCCAGCGCCGCTCGGCGGCCGGGGCGACGGCGTGGGGCCCGGTGCTCACGCCGTACGTCGGCGACCGCTGGCTGTACCGCGAGCTGACCGTGAACTACCGGACCCCGGCGGAGATCATGACCGTCGCGGCCGCGCTGCTGGCGCGGTTCGCGCCGGACGTGCGGCCGCCGGAATCGGTGCGCGCGTGCGGGGTCCGGCCGTGGTCCAGGCGAGTGGCGGCCGACGAGCTGGCCGAGGCCATCGACGATTTCGTCCGCGACGAGGCCGGCCGCGAAGGCACCAGCGTCGTGATCGGGCCGCCGGGGGTGCCGGGAACGATCCCGGCCGGGGCCACCAAAGGACTGGAGTTCGACGCCGTCCTCGTCGTCGAGCCGGAGCGGATCCTGGCCGCGGGCCCGCGCGGCGCGGCGGAGCTCTACGTCGCGCTGACGCGCGCCACGCAGCGCCTCGGGGTGCTGCACCGGGATCCGCTCCCGGCGGCGCTGACCGGCCTCGCCGAGGCCGGGGTGCCCGCGAGGTCCGGGCACCGGCGATTCCTGTAG
- a CDS encoding Lrp/AsnC family transcriptional regulator, with protein MGDETRARALDNTDRLLIDLLQKDGRASFTALAKAVGLSEGAVRQRVQRLLRDDLMQIVAVTDPANVDLTRQAMVGINVDGVDPREVAGKLSELTNVHYVVLCAGRYDLLAELVCRDDDHMLDVLGEDIRKIPGVSGTELFVYLKLAKQNYSWGRLTA; from the coding sequence ATGGGTGACGAAACACGTGCGCGCGCGCTGGACAATACGGACAGATTACTGATCGATCTGCTGCAGAAGGACGGCCGGGCCTCGTTCACCGCGCTCGCCAAGGCGGTCGGGCTTTCGGAGGGAGCGGTCCGCCAGCGCGTGCAGCGGCTGCTGCGCGACGACCTGATGCAGATCGTCGCGGTGACCGACCCCGCCAACGTGGACCTGACGCGCCAGGCCATGGTCGGCATCAACGTCGACGGCGTCGATCCCCGCGAAGTCGCCGGCAAGCTGTCCGAGCTGACGAACGTGCACTACGTCGTGCTGTGCGCCGGGCGCTACGACCTGCTGGCCGAGCTGGTCTGCCGGGACGACGACCACATGCTCGACGTGCTCGGCGAAGACATCCGGAAGATCCCGGGCGTGTCCGGGACCGAACTGTTCGTGTACCTGAAGCTGGCCAAGCAGAACTACTCCTGGGGCCGGCTCACGGCGTAG
- the lysA gene encoding diaminopimelate decarboxylase has translation MTLSELLPSLGCEAADHLEPGVWPRSTRIGEDGELLFAGAPVSHLAARFGTPSYLIDEQQVRDTAREYREALPDVEVAYASKALCTRAVLRWVAEEGLSLDTCSAGEIAVARSVGFPAERMLLHGNAKTPEDLKAALGYGVRRIVVDSLDEIEQLGALAHGAQQVMIRVTPGVAAGAHAAISTGTEGQKFGFSLLDGVPDNVDAAVEAVKRQPGLRLRGLHCHIGSQVSRVDRYEAAARRMAEVLVRIRDTHGVTLRELDLGGGHAVPYVGGEPAFDLGGYSRRLRVALAYECAAHRFPLPRLTIEPGRAIVGPAGITVYRVCAVKRGSRTFVAVDGGMSDNARPSLYGARYTTRLVGRRSTAKRLPMTVVGRHCEAGDVLADGISLPADLHAGDLLAVPCTGAYHHSLASNYNQVGRPPLIGVRGGVATLLVRRETEEDLGRRDLG, from the coding sequence GTGACGCTCAGCGAGCTTCTTCCCAGCCTCGGCTGCGAAGCCGCCGATCACCTCGAGCCAGGAGTCTGGCCGCGAAGCACCCGAATCGGCGAAGACGGCGAACTGCTCTTCGCCGGCGCGCCCGTCAGCCACCTCGCCGCCCGCTTCGGGACGCCCTCCTACCTCATCGACGAACAGCAGGTCCGCGACACCGCACGCGAGTACCGCGAAGCGCTGCCGGACGTCGAAGTCGCGTACGCGAGCAAGGCGCTCTGTACGCGGGCCGTACTGCGTTGGGTCGCCGAAGAGGGGTTGTCGCTCGACACCTGCTCCGCCGGCGAGATCGCCGTCGCGCGCTCGGTCGGCTTCCCCGCGGAGCGCATGCTGCTGCACGGCAACGCGAAGACGCCTGAGGACCTGAAGGCCGCGCTCGGCTACGGCGTCCGGCGGATCGTCGTCGACTCGCTCGACGAGATCGAACAGCTCGGCGCGCTCGCCCACGGCGCTCAGCAGGTGATGATCCGGGTGACGCCGGGCGTCGCGGCCGGGGCGCACGCCGCCATCAGCACCGGCACCGAAGGCCAGAAGTTCGGCTTCTCGCTCCTCGACGGCGTTCCCGACAACGTCGACGCCGCCGTCGAAGCGGTGAAGAGGCAACCCGGGTTGCGCCTTCGGGGCCTGCACTGCCACATCGGCTCACAGGTGTCCCGCGTCGACCGGTACGAGGCCGCCGCGCGGCGGATGGCCGAGGTGCTCGTCCGGATCCGCGACACCCACGGCGTCACGTTGCGGGAACTCGATCTCGGCGGCGGACACGCGGTGCCCTACGTCGGCGGCGAGCCCGCGTTCGACCTCGGCGGCTACTCGCGGCGCCTGCGCGTGGCGCTCGCCTACGAGTGCGCGGCACACCGCTTTCCCCTGCCGCGCCTGACGATCGAGCCCGGCCGCGCGATCGTCGGGCCCGCCGGGATCACGGTCTACCGCGTGTGCGCGGTCAAGCGCGGCAGCCGCACGTTCGTCGCGGTCGACGGCGGCATGAGCGACAACGCCCGGCCATCGCTCTACGGCGCTCGGTACACGACACGCCTGGTGGGACGGCGTTCGACGGCGAAGCGCCTCCCGATGACCGTGGTCGGCAGGCACTGCGAAGCCGGTGACGTCCTCGCCGACGGCATCAGCCTGCCCGCCGACCTGCACGCCGGCGACCTCCTGGCCGTGCCGTGCACCGGCGCGTACCACCACTCGCTGGCGTCGAACTACAACCAGGTCGGCCGGCCACCGCTGATCGGCGTGCGGGGCGGCGTCGCGACGCTGCTGGTGCGCCGCGAAACCGAGGAAGATCTCGGCCGACGCGACTTGGGCTGA
- a CDS encoding RGCVC family protein, giving the protein MTAPAPDAPEVPRNGTQCPSCPHPLGTHDAIARRYCAATAAGRGADRGCVCGSTADHQAN; this is encoded by the coding sequence GTGACGGCCCCCGCGCCCGACGCGCCGGAGGTCCCCCGCAACGGCACGCAGTGCCCGAGCTGCCCGCACCCGCTCGGCACGCACGATGCGATCGCCCGCCGCTACTGCGCCGCGACGGCGGCCGGCCGGGGAGCCGACCGCGGCTGCGTGTGCGGCTCGACGGCGGACCACCAAGCGAACTGA
- a CDS encoding fatty acid desaturase family protein, with product MTSLQNPETAHGSDFAELSRLIKDAGLLQRRRRYYAVRIGLNLAAFGGGWVAFAYLGDSWWQLFLAAFFAMVFAQLAFIGHDAGHKQIFRSRKANDATGLVHGGLTGLSYGWWIGTHARHHANPNHEDEDPDVDIAALAFSKAQSAQKRGFLRWVAKYQAFLFFPLLLLEGLNLHVSSVKAVWRGDVRKHKLESALLIAHLVAYLAAVFIVLSPLTGIIFVLVHQFLWGLYMGCSFAPNHKGMEMLAAGHKLDFLRKQVLTSRNIRGGPVTDFALGGLNYQIEHHLFPSMARPNLKHAQVIVRDFCARHEISYAQCGWARSYGYVLQHLHSVSEPLRTAEVTP from the coding sequence ATGACTTCGCTTCAAAATCCGGAAACCGCGCACGGCAGCGACTTCGCCGAGCTGTCCCGGCTCATCAAGGACGCGGGGCTGCTGCAGCGCCGCCGCCGCTACTACGCCGTGCGGATCGGGCTCAACCTCGCCGCGTTCGGCGGTGGCTGGGTCGCCTTCGCCTACCTCGGTGACTCGTGGTGGCAGCTGTTCCTCGCCGCGTTCTTCGCGATGGTCTTCGCGCAGCTGGCGTTCATCGGTCACGACGCCGGGCACAAGCAGATCTTCCGGAGCCGCAAGGCGAACGACGCCACCGGCTTGGTCCACGGTGGACTCACCGGGTTGAGCTACGGCTGGTGGATCGGCACGCACGCGCGCCACCACGCCAATCCCAACCACGAGGACGAGGACCCGGACGTCGACATCGCCGCGCTCGCGTTCAGCAAGGCGCAGAGCGCGCAGAAGCGCGGTTTCCTGCGCTGGGTGGCGAAGTACCAGGCATTCCTCTTCTTCCCGCTGCTCCTGCTCGAAGGCCTGAACCTGCACGTCTCGAGCGTGAAGGCGGTGTGGCGCGGAGACGTCCGCAAGCACAAGCTGGAATCCGCGTTGCTGATCGCCCACCTCGTGGCCTACCTCGCCGCGGTGTTCATCGTGCTGTCGCCGCTGACCGGGATCATTTTCGTGCTGGTGCACCAGTTCCTGTGGGGGCTGTACATGGGCTGCTCGTTCGCCCCCAACCACAAGGGCATGGAAATGCTGGCGGCCGGGCACAAGCTCGACTTCCTGCGCAAGCAGGTGCTGACCTCACGCAACATCCGCGGCGGCCCGGTGACCGACTTCGCGCTGGGCGGGCTGAACTACCAGATCGAGCACCACCTGTTCCCGAGCATGGCCCGGCCGAACCTCAAGCACGCGCAGGTGATCGTCCGGGACTTCTGCGCCCGGCACGAGATCTCCTACGCCCAGTGCGGCTGGGCCCGCTCGTACGGGTACGTGCTGCAGCACCTCCACTCGGTGAGCGAGCCCCTGCGGACCGCTGAGGTGACACCGTGA
- a CDS encoding dihydrodipicolinate synthase family protein — translation MTFEEQRRRLSGVVAIPVTPFDAEGAVDGQTYAKLVDRLITGGIEVVTPNGNTGEFYALDAGEARQCLEVTVEAAAGRASVLAGIGHDVASATRAAVHARDAGADMIMIHQPVHPYISGDGWVDYHAAIAAAVPELGVVLYVRNPAIAGAQLRALGEAAPNVIGVKYAVPDPVRFGSVARDAGFDRFVWIAGLAELSAPGYFAVGATGFTSGLVNVDPAISLEMFHALSTGDYPAAMTVWERIRPFEELRAANGNANNVSVVKDALGRLGLCRPDVRPPSRLLTGTEREQLAGLLSSWGLL, via the coding sequence ATGACGTTCGAGGAGCAGAGGCGGCGACTTTCCGGGGTGGTGGCCATCCCGGTCACGCCGTTCGACGCCGAGGGCGCCGTCGACGGCCAGACGTACGCGAAACTCGTGGACCGGCTGATCACCGGCGGCATCGAGGTCGTGACGCCGAACGGCAACACCGGCGAGTTCTACGCCCTCGACGCGGGCGAAGCGCGGCAATGCCTCGAGGTCACCGTCGAAGCCGCGGCGGGCCGGGCGAGCGTGCTCGCCGGGATCGGCCACGATGTCGCGTCGGCGACGCGGGCCGCGGTCCACGCGCGGGACGCCGGCGCGGACATGATCATGATCCATCAGCCGGTGCACCCGTACATCTCCGGCGACGGCTGGGTCGACTACCACGCGGCGATCGCCGCGGCGGTGCCGGAACTCGGCGTCGTGCTCTACGTCCGCAACCCCGCGATCGCCGGTGCGCAGCTGCGCGCGCTCGGGGAGGCGGCGCCGAACGTCATCGGGGTGAAGTACGCGGTCCCGGACCCGGTGCGGTTCGGCTCGGTCGCCCGGGACGCGGGCTTCGACCGGTTCGTGTGGATCGCGGGGCTGGCGGAGCTCTCGGCACCCGGCTACTTCGCCGTCGGCGCCACCGGCTTCACGTCCGGGCTGGTCAACGTCGACCCGGCGATCTCGCTGGAGATGTTCCACGCACTGTCCACAGGGGACTATCCGGCGGCGATGACCGTCTGGGAGCGGATCCGGCCGTTCGAGGAACTCCGCGCCGCCAACGGCAACGCCAACAACGTCAGCGTGGTCAAGGACGCGCTGGGCCGGCTGGGACTGTGCCGTCCGGACGTCCGGCCACCGAGCCGGCTGCTGACCGGCACCGAACGGGAGCAGCTCGCCGGACTGCTTTCCTCGTGGGGACTTTTGTGA
- a CDS encoding GntR family transcriptional regulator, with product MASTSSARRPPPPVSRTDFVRDAIKEAILSGEFGPGETLVEAEVGALLGVSKTPVREALRILAGSGLVTMSTYKGAAVRVMDAESASAVYDLRALLEPEAVRRAVERGADFGEARQVLAGVETGAAAGDRAKASLTNRLFHRALYAGCGNPLLVEVLDGLRDQAALITVTGWGISPTWQGEAAEHRAILNAAESGNARQTEHLLRQHITDFIDRVAFGLPGESTTETGDPKGAR from the coding sequence GTGGCGAGCACTTCTTCGGCCCGGAGGCCGCCGCCGCCCGTCTCGCGGACGGATTTCGTCCGCGACGCGATCAAGGAAGCGATCTTGAGCGGGGAGTTCGGGCCGGGCGAAACGCTCGTCGAAGCCGAGGTCGGCGCCCTGCTCGGGGTGTCGAAGACGCCGGTGCGCGAGGCCCTGCGGATCCTGGCCGGTTCCGGTTTGGTCACGATGAGCACGTACAAGGGGGCCGCGGTCCGCGTCATGGACGCCGAGAGCGCGTCCGCGGTCTACGACCTGCGCGCGCTGCTCGAGCCCGAAGCCGTCCGGCGGGCGGTCGAGCGGGGTGCGGACTTCGGCGAAGCGCGGCAGGTGCTGGCCGGCGTCGAGACCGGCGCGGCCGCCGGCGACCGCGCGAAGGCCAGCCTGACGAACCGGCTGTTCCACCGCGCGCTCTACGCCGGGTGCGGGAACCCGCTGCTGGTCGAGGTCCTCGACGGGCTGCGCGACCAGGCCGCGCTGATCACCGTCACCGGCTGGGGCATCAGCCCCACCTGGCAGGGCGAAGCAGCCGAACACCGGGCGATCCTGAACGCCGCCGAGAGCGGCAACGCCCGGCAGACCGAACACCTGCTGCGCCAGCACATCACCGATTTCATCGACCGGGTCGCCTTCGGGCTGCCCGGCGAAAGCACCACCGAGACCGGCGATCCGAAGGGGGCCCGATGA